A part of Candidatus Polarisedimenticolaceae bacterium genomic DNA contains:
- a CDS encoding CAP domain-containing protein → MLAFFLALAGTVPSPDVPATLEREVNAARAGAGVPHVERVRELDAVAATRAAEAAGLPEERRFEPKATAEELLRSAGIGDFLRAWVYLAWQGGYADDAPAAVANWRAYRPSWERALDPSWRRAGFATAKAADGTVVIVALFVEPSPELPGVEAIERSAFDALNREREVRGLPALAFDARLAAVARAHSRDMLERGYFSHRSPEGEGPAARVTAASIPYRLVAENIAQNVRVKDPTAEAVKQWMTSPGHRENVLAREFTRSAVGVAVDVDERRLVFTQLFLRPLEAAGDE, encoded by the coding sequence ATGCTGGCGTTTTTTCTCGCGCTCGCGGGGACCGTCCCCTCGCCCGACGTCCCCGCGACGCTCGAGCGCGAGGTCAATGCGGCCCGGGCGGGGGCGGGGGTTCCCCACGTCGAGCGCGTCCGGGAGCTCGACGCCGTTGCGGCCACGCGGGCGGCGGAAGCGGCGGGCCTCCCGGAGGAACGGCGCTTCGAGCCGAAGGCGACCGCGGAGGAGCTGCTGCGGTCCGCGGGGATCGGCGACTTCCTCCGGGCCTGGGTGTACCTCGCCTGGCAGGGTGGGTACGCCGACGACGCACCGGCTGCGGTCGCCAACTGGCGGGCGTACCGGCCGAGCTGGGAGCGGGCCCTCGATCCCTCCTGGAGGCGTGCAGGATTCGCGACCGCGAAGGCCGCCGACGGAACCGTCGTGATCGTCGCCTTGTTCGTCGAACCGTCTCCCGAGCTTCCCGGTGTCGAGGCGATCGAGCGAAGCGCCTTCGACGCGCTGAATCGCGAACGCGAGGTGCGCGGGCTGCCGGCGCTGGCGTTCGACGCGAGGCTCGCGGCCGTCGCGCGGGCCCACAGCAGGGACATGCTCGAGCGGGGGTACTTCTCGCACCGCTCCCCCGAAGGGGAGGGGCCGGCCGCACGCGTGACGGCGGCGTCGATTCCGTACCGGCTCGTCGCGGAGAACATCGCCCAGAACGTGCGCGTCAAGGACCCGACGGCCGAGGCCGTGAAGCAGTGGATGACCAGTCCCGGTCACCGGGAGAACGTGCTCGCGCGGGAGTTCACCCGATCGGCGGTGGGAGTCGCCGTGGACGTCGACGAGCGTCGCCTGGTCTTCACGCAGCTATTCCTCCGGCCCCTCGAGGCGGCGGGGGACGAGTGA